The following are encoded in a window of Halorarum salinum genomic DNA:
- a CDS encoding thiamine pyrophosphate-binding protein, with amino-acid sequence MRTSDAIIDCLTSNGIGTIFGIPGKQTLPLNKSISERDDIRFVMVRHETNVSHQAWGYAETSGEMAATVVIPGPGDMNAMNGLKNALNDCTPLLHVAVETEPEVRGGDGIHETPPDTYDNVVKENVTVETPESTIAELERAIAIAREAPKGPVRVGIPKNFIPTDVDLAAAERAEPGAAPELPRDEIADASDVLAAASDPVIVAGGGVRAGNASGELLTLAETLEAPVATTYKGKATFPEDHPLSAGVLCGGTSAELVDCLESADAVLGVGTDFDAVWTKQWSYDLPEDLVHVTMTPSDVGRGYDPRVAIVADAGPVLAALDEELRDRSLAGGDGAARAGAVRDAEAERMAELRAVSEAPLTSVSALTALRDALPRETIVAADAGGSRIWTLMAFPAYEPRDYVNPGSWASMGLGVPAAVGAKAANPDQPVVAFTGEGGLMMCVEELHTIVSEDLDVAVFVFNNDDYAIISEEAERSYALDRGEYGWTRAPLDCTTIAEGMGMRTARAETPDEIVAAAREALDAGPTLVEIPTDPYEPQAGEFMTR; translated from the coding sequence ATGAGAACGAGTGATGCGATCATCGACTGTCTCACTTCCAACGGAATCGGGACGATCTTCGGCATCCCGGGCAAGCAGACGCTGCCGCTGAACAAGAGCATCAGCGAACGGGATGACATCCGGTTCGTGATGGTGAGACACGAGACGAACGTGTCACATCAGGCGTGGGGGTACGCCGAGACGAGCGGGGAGATGGCCGCGACGGTGGTGATCCCCGGCCCCGGCGACATGAACGCGATGAACGGGCTGAAGAACGCGCTCAACGACTGCACGCCGCTACTCCACGTCGCCGTGGAGACCGAACCCGAGGTGCGGGGCGGCGACGGCATCCACGAGACGCCCCCGGACACCTACGACAACGTCGTCAAGGAGAACGTCACCGTCGAGACGCCCGAGAGCACGATCGCCGAACTGGAGCGGGCGATCGCCATCGCGCGGGAGGCGCCCAAGGGGCCGGTGCGCGTCGGCATCCCGAAGAACTTCATCCCGACGGACGTCGACCTCGCGGCGGCAGAGCGGGCTGAACCGGGCGCCGCCCCCGAGCTCCCGCGCGACGAGATCGCGGACGCGAGCGACGTGCTCGCCGCCGCGAGCGACCCGGTGATCGTCGCCGGCGGCGGGGTCCGCGCCGGGAACGCGAGCGGGGAACTCCTGACGCTCGCCGAGACGCTGGAGGCCCCGGTCGCGACGACGTACAAGGGGAAGGCGACGTTCCCCGAGGACCACCCGCTCTCGGCGGGCGTGCTCTGTGGCGGGACGAGCGCCGAACTCGTCGACTGCCTCGAGAGCGCCGACGCGGTCCTCGGCGTGGGGACGGACTTCGACGCGGTCTGGACGAAGCAGTGGTCCTACGACCTCCCCGAGGACCTCGTGCACGTGACGATGACCCCCTCGGACGTCGGGCGGGGCTACGACCCGCGTGTCGCCATCGTCGCCGACGCGGGCCCGGTGCTCGCCGCGCTCGACGAGGAACTGCGCGATCGTTCGCTCGCCGGCGGCGACGGGGCGGCGCGCGCGGGCGCCGTCAGGGACGCGGAGGCCGAGCGGATGGCCGAGCTCCGAGCCGTCTCCGAGGCGCCGCTCACCTCGGTGAGCGCGCTGACCGCGCTCCGTGACGCGCTGCCGCGGGAGACGATCGTCGCGGCGGACGCGGGCGGGTCGCGCATCTGGACGTTGATGGCGTTCCCCGCCTACGAGCCCCGGGACTACGTCAACCCCGGCTCCTGGGCGTCGATGGGGCTCGGCGTGCCCGCGGCCGTCGGGGCGAAGGCGGCGAACCCGGATCAGCCGGTCGTCGCGTTCACCGGGGAGGGCGGGCTCATGATGTGCGTCGAGGAGCTCCACACGATCGTCTCGGAGGACCTCGACGTCGCGGTGTTCGTGTTCAACAACGACGACTACGCCATCATCAGCGAGGAGGCCGAGCGCTCGTACGCGCTCGACAGGGGCGAGTACGGCTGGACGCGGGCGCCGCTCGACTGCACGACCATCGCCGAGGGGATGGGGATGCGCACGGCCCGGGCGGAGACGCCCGACGAGATCGTCGCGGCCGCCCGCGAGGCGCTCGACGCCGGACCCACGCTCGTCGAGATCCCGACGGACCCGTACGAGCCGCAGGCGGGCGAGTTCATGACGCGCTGA
- a CDS encoding 3-hydroxyacyl-CoA dehydrogenase family protein encodes MRRRVSVIGAGNMGQGFAVHFGLHDQDVTLVDHRESNLERATARIRDAASGLAAEGLTERSPGDVLEGITFTTDRDAGVSGADVVLETVPEDLELKREVFAAVAAAAPDDAILASNTSGIPITDLAKAVPSAAGRVVGCHWWFPPYLLEPVEVVRGAGTTDRTMERIRAFVEDVDRRPIVVERDVPGFVWNRVQNAVIRECLHLVEAGVASIEDVNAAVRDGYARRTSVIGPFETMDIAGVDQFETVAAHLYPHLCDDDEPNDAFAEHLEAGHLGVETGRGFFEYDEPAEAVMRRRDERLAALDRRFDAMQSE; translated from the coding sequence ATGAGACGACGGGTATCGGTCATCGGCGCGGGCAACATGGGCCAGGGGTTCGCGGTCCACTTCGGACTCCACGACCAGGACGTGACGCTCGTCGACCACCGCGAATCGAACCTCGAACGGGCGACAGCGCGCATCCGCGACGCCGCCTCGGGACTCGCCGCGGAGGGGCTCACGGAACGATCGCCCGGCGACGTCCTCGAGGGGATCACGTTCACGACCGACCGGGACGCCGGCGTCTCCGGGGCGGACGTCGTCCTCGAGACGGTCCCCGAGGACCTGGAGCTGAAACGGGAGGTGTTCGCCGCGGTCGCGGCGGCCGCGCCCGACGACGCGATCCTCGCGTCCAACACGTCCGGCATCCCGATCACCGATCTCGCGAAGGCCGTCCCCTCGGCCGCGGGTCGGGTCGTCGGCTGCCACTGGTGGTTCCCGCCGTACCTGCTCGAGCCGGTCGAGGTCGTCCGCGGGGCCGGGACGACCGACCGGACGATGGAGCGGATCCGCGCGTTCGTCGAGGACGTCGACCGGCGGCCGATCGTCGTCGAGCGCGACGTCCCCGGGTTCGTCTGGAACCGGGTCCAGAACGCCGTCATCAGGGAGTGTCTCCACCTCGTCGAGGCGGGCGTCGCGTCGATCGAGGACGTCAACGCCGCGGTCCGGGACGGCTACGCCCGGCGGACGTCCGTCATCGGCCCGTTCGAGACGATGGACATCGCCGGCGTCGACCAGTTCGAGACCGTCGCGGCCCACCTCTACCCGCACCTGTGTGACGACGACGAGCCGAACGACGCGTTCGCCGAGCACCTGGAGGCGGGCCACCTCGGCGTCGAGACCGGCCGGGGGTTCTTCGAGTACGACGAGCCGGCCGAGGCGGTGATGCGGCGACGCGACGAGCGGCTGGCCGCGCTGGATCGCCGTTTCGACGCGATGCAGTCGGAGTGA
- a CDS encoding enolase C-terminal domain-like protein, with the protein MSPEITRIESTEFSYDIEDVGYSPNGFSVVYEPGATNERKLFGIKVHTDTGITGEYVGGNSPAAAQINMFADYLIGKNPLAREKHWSNINRALRKYDLMGIGPVDIALWDFAGKYYDAPIHELLGTYRERFPAYASTYQGDENGGLDSPEAFADFAEECLEMGYGAYKIHDWGGDWTDADRTVDTVLEVGGRVGDEMDLMLDPACEPPTFADAVKMGKACDEAGFLWYEDPYRDGGVSQHGHRKLRQLIDTPLLQTEHVRGLEAHTDFIATESTDFVRADPEYDAGITGAMKIARVAEGFGLDVEFHAPGPAQRQCLAAIRNTNYYEIALVHPDCRNNQPPVYADGYSDFLDTVDDDGTVGVPEGPGLGVEYDWEFVEANKTGSVHVYE; encoded by the coding sequence GTGTCACCAGAGATCACACGGATCGAGTCGACGGAGTTCTCCTACGACATCGAGGACGTCGGCTACAGCCCGAACGGCTTCAGCGTCGTGTACGAGCCGGGCGCGACCAACGAGCGGAAGCTGTTCGGGATCAAGGTCCACACGGACACCGGCATCACGGGCGAGTACGTCGGCGGCAACTCCCCCGCGGCCGCACAGATCAACATGTTCGCGGACTACCTGATCGGGAAGAACCCGCTGGCCCGCGAGAAACACTGGAGCAACATCAACCGGGCGCTGCGCAAGTACGACCTGATGGGCATCGGCCCGGTCGACATCGCGCTGTGGGACTTCGCGGGCAAGTACTACGACGCGCCCATCCACGAGCTGCTCGGGACGTACCGCGAGCGGTTCCCGGCGTACGCGTCGACCTACCAGGGCGACGAGAACGGCGGGCTCGACTCGCCGGAGGCGTTCGCCGACTTCGCCGAGGAGTGCCTCGAGATGGGGTACGGGGCGTACAAGATCCACGACTGGGGCGGCGACTGGACGGACGCGGACAGGACCGTCGACACCGTCCTCGAGGTGGGCGGGCGGGTCGGCGACGAGATGGACCTCATGCTCGACCCGGCCTGCGAGCCGCCGACGTTCGCCGACGCGGTGAAGATGGGCAAGGCGTGCGACGAGGCCGGGTTCCTCTGGTACGAGGACCCCTACCGCGACGGCGGCGTGTCCCAGCACGGCCACCGGAAGCTCCGACAGCTCATCGACACGCCGCTGCTCCAGACCGAGCACGTGCGCGGGCTCGAGGCCCACACCGACTTCATCGCGACCGAGTCGACCGACTTCGTCCGCGCGGACCCGGAGTACGACGCCGGCATCACGGGCGCGATGAAGATCGCCCGCGTCGCGGAGGGGTTCGGGCTCGACGTGGAGTTCCACGCGCCCGGGCCCGCCCAGCGGCAGTGTCTCGCGGCGATCCGGAACACGAACTACTACGAGATCGCGCTCGTCCACCCGGACTGCCGGAACAACCAGCCGCCGGTGTACGCCGACGGCTACTCGGACTTCCTGGACACGGTCGACGACGACGGCACGGTCGGGGTCCCCGAGGGGCCAGGGCTCGGCGTCGAGTACGACTGGGAGTTCGTCGAGGCGAACAAGACGGGCAGCGTCCACGTGTACGAATAG
- a CDS encoding dihydrodipicolinate synthase family protein, which yields MGFDQLKANLRGVAFTNPTPFSADGADVRHDALAENTRHVVDAGGRVLIPCGNTGEYYSLTDDERVAVVSTTATAAGEDASIVAGAGGSTKEAIALADAYEDAGADAIMVMHPVHTYQHEAGLREYYRAIVDATDLPVVVYKRGPEVTADLIRELAAHERVVGVKYAEDDVAAFANLVASVDADVVWSNGIAERYAPSFAIEGAEGFTTGIGNFLPGEVLALMDAIRREDWARARELRDLLAPYERLRQGTGPDNEIRAANNVPGVKRGMELAGLYGGPVREPLASLSAADAERAEQYYEAAKAEAGIDRSVV from the coding sequence ATGGGCTTCGATCAGCTGAAGGCGAACCTCCGCGGCGTGGCGTTCACCAACCCGACCCCGTTCTCGGCGGACGGAGCGGACGTCCGACACGACGCGCTGGCGGAGAACACGCGCCACGTGGTCGACGCGGGCGGGCGGGTGCTCATCCCGTGCGGGAACACCGGCGAGTACTACTCGCTGACGGACGACGAGCGCGTCGCGGTCGTCTCGACGACCGCGACGGCGGCGGGCGAGGACGCGTCGATCGTCGCCGGCGCGGGCGGCAGCACGAAGGAGGCGATCGCGCTCGCCGACGCCTACGAGGACGCAGGGGCGGACGCGATCATGGTGATGCACCCGGTGCACACCTACCAGCACGAGGCCGGGCTCCGCGAGTACTATCGGGCGATCGTCGACGCGACTGACCTGCCGGTCGTCGTCTACAAGCGCGGGCCGGAGGTAACGGCGGACCTGATCCGCGAACTCGCCGCCCACGAACGGGTCGTGGGCGTCAAATACGCCGAAGACGACGTCGCGGCGTTCGCGAACCTCGTCGCCTCGGTCGACGCGGACGTGGTCTGGTCGAACGGCATCGCCGAGCGGTACGCGCCGTCGTTCGCGATCGAAGGCGCCGAGGGGTTCACCACCGGCATCGGGAACTTCCTGCCCGGGGAGGTGCTCGCGCTCATGGACGCCATCAGGCGCGAGGACTGGGCGCGCGCTCGCGAGTTGCGCGACCTGCTGGCGCCCTACGAGCGGCTCCGCCAGGGGACCGGGCCGGACAACGAAATCCGCGCCGCCAACAACGTCCCCGGCGTGAAACGCGGCATGGAGCTGGCCGGGCTGTACGGCGGGCCCGTCCGGGAGCCGCTGGCGTCCCTGTCGGCGGCCGACGCCGAGCGGGCCGAGCAGTATTACGAGGCGGCGAAGGCGGAGGCCGGAATCGACCGGTCGGTCGTCTGA
- a CDS encoding IclR family transcriptional regulator, with amino-acid sequence MTDTPLEADVPIRATQRSMAIVEEIMRRERAGVTELAEYFGFSKSTIHDHLTTLVRLKYLRREGDEYAVGLRFLSLGGHARQLEELYEIAKPEIDDLAAETGEAAKLVVEDAGRGIYLYQARGGQAVQTDSHVGMRVYLHSCATGKAMLAYIPRERVREIVDEYGLPEWTEHTITDEGELYEELDAIRDRKIAIDDEERIRGLRCVATPIIRDDELLGAISISGPTKRFDNDEYVDEISDLIRNTARVIEINAKYTT; translated from the coding sequence ATGACCGACACCCCACTCGAAGCGGACGTCCCCATCAGGGCGACCCAGCGGTCGATGGCGATCGTCGAGGAGATCATGCGACGCGAGCGCGCGGGCGTGACGGAGCTCGCGGAGTATTTCGGATTCTCGAAGAGCACGATCCACGACCACCTCACGACGCTCGTCCGGTTGAAGTACCTTCGCCGGGAGGGTGACGAGTACGCGGTCGGGTTGCGGTTCCTCAGCCTCGGCGGGCACGCGAGACAGCTCGAGGAGCTCTACGAGATCGCCAAGCCGGAGATCGACGACCTCGCGGCGGAGACGGGCGAGGCGGCGAAGCTCGTCGTCGAGGACGCCGGCCGCGGCATCTACCTCTACCAGGCACGCGGCGGGCAGGCGGTCCAGACCGACTCACACGTGGGGATGCGGGTGTACCTTCACTCATGTGCGACGGGCAAGGCGATGCTCGCGTACATCCCACGCGAGCGCGTCCGCGAGATCGTCGACGAGTACGGGCTGCCGGAGTGGACCGAGCACACGATCACCGACGAGGGGGAGCTGTACGAGGAACTGGACGCCATCAGGGACCGGAAGATCGCGATCGACGACGAGGAGCGGATCCGCGGGCTCCGCTGTGTCGCGACGCCGATCATCCGGGACGACGAGCTCCTCGGGGCGATCAGCATCTCCGGGCCGACGAAGCGGTTCGACAACGACGAGTACGTCGACGAGATCTCGGACCTCATCAGGAACACCGCGCGCGTGATCGAGATCAACGCGAAGTACACGACGTAG
- a CDS encoding dihydrodipicolinate synthase family protein, with protein sequence MPLSADRIRDRLRGVAVGLLTPFDADGEIEHGKLRENADALYEGGIRLFMASANISEYHSLSRTERVDVVETAVDALPADACVLAGVGGSTADARELIDGYEDVGADAMMIMPPDHTYLHEAGLLRYYRELAAATDRPLVPYVRGFDPSVAYLGDLTRVDGVIGIKYALPDGVKLGAGVAAGDDDVVWVNGLAEPFAVSFWAEGAEGFSAGVSNFRPEVGLALFDALTDGDWERARALRNACLPYQGFRDGTGQGNEIPGAISVPAVKQGLDLAGLHGGSVREPIRPLAEEQVREAEELYAALEDDVDRLVG encoded by the coding sequence ATGCCGCTGTCAGCCGATCGGATACGGGACCGACTGCGGGGCGTCGCGGTCGGACTGCTCACCCCCTTCGACGCGGACGGGGAGATCGAACACGGGAAGCTCCGCGAGAACGCGGACGCGCTCTACGAGGGCGGGATCCGCCTGTTCATGGCGTCCGCGAACATCAGCGAGTACCACTCGCTCTCCCGGACCGAGCGGGTCGACGTCGTCGAGACGGCGGTGGACGCGCTCCCCGCGGACGCGTGCGTCCTGGCCGGCGTCGGCGGGAGCACGGCCGACGCGCGCGAACTCATCGACGGCTACGAGGACGTCGGCGCCGACGCGATGATGATCATGCCGCCGGACCACACGTACCTCCACGAGGCGGGGCTGCTCCGGTACTACCGCGAACTCGCGGCCGCCACCGACCGGCCGCTCGTCCCGTACGTCCGCGGGTTCGACCCGTCGGTCGCCTACCTCGGCGACCTCACGCGCGTCGACGGCGTGATCGGGATCAAGTACGCGCTCCCCGACGGAGTGAAACTCGGCGCCGGCGTCGCCGCGGGCGACGACGACGTCGTCTGGGTGAACGGGCTCGCCGAGCCGTTCGCGGTCTCCTTCTGGGCCGAGGGCGCCGAGGGGTTCTCCGCGGGCGTCAGCAACTTCCGCCCCGAGGTCGGCCTCGCGCTGTTCGACGCGCTCACCGACGGCGACTGGGAGCGCGCCCGGGCGCTCCGAAACGCCTGTCTGCCGTACCAGGGGTTCCGCGACGGAACCGGCCAGGGTAACGAGATCCCGGGGGCGATCAGCGTTCCGGCCGTGAAGCAGGGGCTCGACCTCGCGGGGCTGCACGGCGGCTCCGTCCGGGAGCCGATCCGCCCGCTCGCCGAGGAGCAAGTCAGGGAGGCCGAGGAACTGTACGCAGCGCTCGAGGACGACGTCGACCGGCTCGTCGGCTGA
- the xacF gene encoding 2,5-dioxovalerate dehydrogenase, whose amino-acid sequence MMYENYVGGEWIESESGETFDVRNPADTAEVVGTYQASTRADAERAIGAAVDAQDEWAGTPAPERGRVLRATSEALADREDEITETLVREEGKTRSEAAGEVGRAVDVFAYYGEKARDLGGTAKAPSGRNATLRTRREPLGTVGLITPWNYPIAIPAWKLAPALATGNTVVIKPATAAPNVTRQVFECLDGAGLPDGVANYVTGSGSEVGAALAEDERIDGVSFTGSTSVGTRVARTASSDMKRVQCEMGGKNPTVVMPSADLDRAVEIVGVGAFGTTGQSCTACSRAIVHEAVYDEFVDAIAEYAESLTVGPGLEDPDMGPHVSRSELDATLEYVDVARADGATLETGGAELEGDEYDDGHFVEPTVFSDVESRMRIAQEEVFGPVLVVMKASDFGDAVEVANDVDYGLSASIVTRDLSEANRFIEAAEAGVVKVNEKTTGVELHVPFGGYKDSSTNTYREQGDAGLDFFTTTKTVYVDY is encoded by the coding sequence ATGATGTACGAGAACTACGTCGGCGGCGAGTGGATCGAATCCGAGAGCGGCGAGACGTTCGACGTCCGGAACCCCGCGGACACCGCGGAGGTCGTCGGGACGTACCAGGCCTCGACGCGGGCCGACGCCGAGCGGGCGATCGGCGCCGCCGTCGACGCGCAGGACGAGTGGGCCGGCACGCCGGCGCCCGAACGCGGTCGAGTGCTCAGGGCGACGAGCGAGGCGCTCGCCGACCGCGAGGACGAGATCACGGAGACGCTCGTCAGGGAGGAGGGCAAGACCCGCAGCGAGGCCGCCGGCGAAGTGGGGCGCGCGGTGGACGTCTTCGCGTACTACGGCGAGAAGGCGCGCGACCTCGGCGGGACGGCCAAGGCCCCGAGCGGGAGGAACGCGACGCTGCGGACGCGGCGGGAGCCGCTCGGGACCGTCGGGCTCATCACGCCCTGGAACTACCCCATCGCGATCCCGGCGTGGAAGCTCGCGCCCGCGCTCGCGACCGGAAACACCGTCGTCATCAAGCCGGCGACGGCGGCACCGAACGTGACGCGGCAGGTCTTCGAGTGTCTCGACGGGGCCGGGCTCCCCGACGGCGTGGCGAACTACGTCACCGGTTCGGGGAGCGAGGTCGGCGCGGCGCTGGCCGAGGACGAACGCATCGACGGCGTCTCGTTCACCGGCAGCACGTCGGTCGGGACGCGAGTCGCCCGCACCGCCTCGTCGGACATGAAGCGGGTGCAGTGCGAGATGGGCGGCAAGAACCCGACCGTGGTGATGCCGAGCGCGGACCTCGACCGGGCGGTCGAGATCGTCGGCGTCGGCGCGTTCGGCACCACGGGCCAGTCGTGTACCGCCTGCTCGCGCGCCATCGTCCACGAGGCGGTGTACGACGAGTTCGTCGACGCGATCGCCGAGTACGCCGAGTCGCTCACGGTGGGCCCGGGGCTGGAGGACCCGGACATGGGCCCGCACGTCAGCCGAAGCGAGCTCGACGCGACGCTCGAGTACGTCGACGTCGCCCGCGCGGACGGCGCGACGCTCGAGACCGGCGGCGCCGAACTCGAGGGCGACGAGTACGACGACGGGCACTTCGTGGAACCCACGGTCTTCTCCGACGTCGAGAGCCGGATGCGCATCGCTCAGGAGGAGGTGTTCGGCCCGGTGCTCGTGGTCATGAAGGCGAGCGACTTCGGGGACGCCGTCGAGGTCGCCAACGACGTCGACTACGGGCTCTCGGCGAGCATCGTGACGCGGGACCTCTCCGAGGCGAACCGGTTCATCGAGGCGGCCGAGGCGGGCGTGGTCAAGGTGAACGAGAAGACGACGGGGGTCGAACTGCACGTCCCCTTCGGCGGGTACAAGGACTCCTCGACGAACACGTACCGCGAGCAGGGCGACGCCGGACTCGACTTCTTCACCACGACGAAGACGGTGTACGTCGACTACTGA
- a CDS encoding VOC family protein, whose amino-acid sequence MDVLHAALWVDDVEAMDEFYTEGLGLEFSREFEGSDGVRNYFLTGESDTEIQFKHDEGVDRESGPSSGFDHVAIAVEDVEDRVDRLVDAFGSEVVRGPDLLADKGIEIAFVTDPEGYVVELIERLEE is encoded by the coding sequence ATGGACGTACTGCACGCGGCGCTGTGGGTCGACGACGTCGAGGCGATGGACGAGTTCTACACCGAGGGGCTCGGGCTGGAGTTCAGCCGCGAGTTCGAGGGATCCGACGGCGTGCGGAACTACTTCCTGACAGGCGAGAGCGACACGGAGATCCAGTTCAAGCACGACGAGGGGGTCGACCGGGAATCCGGCCCCTCCTCCGGGTTCGACCACGTGGCGATCGCCGTCGAGGACGTCGAGGACCGGGTCGACCGGCTCGTCGACGCGTTCGGATCCGAGGTGGTCCGCGGGCCGGACCTGCTCGCGGACAAGGGCATCGAGATCGCGTTCGTCACGGACCCGGAGGGGTACGTCGTGGAGCTCATCGAACGGCTGGAGGAGTGA
- a CDS encoding acyl-CoA dehydrogenase family protein translates to MHTLSPDQREFAERAESVAAGFAEDAYTWQGDLPWRNMRALADADLLCPSVSDAYGGGGRGDLASLLLTEAVGRVCPDTAWFVYTQGMVGPRAIDLFGSETVKERYLPGVTAGEEHVAIAISEPDAGSDVGSMSTRVTEEDGELRCSGEKTWVGGVPFSDVAVTWVRFPEGLGSIVLDLTDPGVEVETEHTNMAGYSQTHFTIDDVVVPESHVLTRGKQAFKEQLVSLNHERLGSAILATAWATAGLELALDHAADREQFGQPIGEFQGVEWKLAEMYRQVETAAATVYGAVADPEGTGDAPHRLQTSVAKLHCSATAERVISEALQLFGARGYQQGHPLEYLYRLTRGRRIAAGTDEIQRNTIAKVLKEDGVPAVSDR, encoded by the coding sequence ATGCACACGCTCAGTCCGGACCAGCGCGAGTTCGCGGAGCGGGCCGAATCGGTCGCGGCGGGGTTCGCGGAGGACGCGTACACCTGGCAGGGAGATCTCCCGTGGAGGAACATGCGGGCGCTGGCCGACGCCGACCTCCTCTGTCCGTCCGTCTCCGACGCGTACGGCGGCGGAGGGAGGGGGGACCTGGCGTCGCTCCTGCTGACGGAGGCGGTCGGCCGGGTGTGCCCCGACACGGCGTGGTTCGTCTACACCCAGGGCATGGTCGGGCCGCGCGCGATCGACCTCTTCGGCTCCGAGACGGTCAAGGAGCGGTACCTGCCGGGCGTGACTGCGGGCGAGGAGCACGTCGCGATCGCCATCTCCGAGCCGGACGCCGGCTCCGACGTCGGCTCGATGTCCACCCGCGTGACCGAGGAGGACGGGGAGCTGCGGTGTTCCGGCGAGAAGACCTGGGTCGGCGGCGTCCCGTTCTCCGACGTCGCCGTCACCTGGGTGAGGTTCCCCGAGGGGCTCGGCTCGATCGTGCTCGATCTCACCGATCCCGGCGTCGAAGTCGAGACGGAGCACACGAACATGGCGGGGTACAGCCAGACCCACTTCACCATCGACGACGTCGTCGTCCCCGAGTCGCACGTCCTCACGCGCGGCAAGCAGGCGTTCAAGGAGCAGCTCGTCTCGCTCAACCACGAGCGGCTGGGCAGCGCCATCCTCGCCACGGCGTGGGCGACGGCCGGGCTGGAGCTCGCCCTGGACCACGCCGCAGACCGCGAGCAGTTCGGGCAGCCGATCGGGGAGTTCCAGGGCGTCGAGTGGAAGCTCGCGGAGATGTACCGGCAGGTCGAGACGGCGGCCGCGACCGTGTACGGCGCGGTCGCGGACCCCGAGGGGACCGGCGACGCGCCCCACCGGCTGCAGACGTCCGTCGCGAAACTGCACTGTTCGGCCACCGCGGAGCGCGTGATCAGCGAGGCGTTGCAGCTGTTCGGCGCCCGGGGCTACCAGCAGGGACATCCCCTCGAGTACCTCTACCGGCTGACGCGCGGGCGGCGGATCGCCGCGGGCACCGACGAGATCCAGCGGAACACCATCGCGAAGGTGCTGAAGGAGGACGGCGTTCCCGCCGTCTCGGACCGATAG
- a CDS encoding mandelate racemase/muconate lactonizing enzyme family protein, with protein sequence MRITDVRGFALSSPIDPPQDRRFHGGTRRLLKRDVVLAVVDTADGQRGAATAGATSSSMREFFEDDSHGTFADVLENEVADALEGEEVDAMADAHGYIDATDLPARLKTKAVSAVDVALHDIRGKELGAPVYELLLDGYEDPPAPTKDLPLYASSGMYMEPEGYAEQAGYVEEAGFFGYKYRPGIGPERDRRTIDLVTEAVTETEVMLDAHTWWKLEDAYGADEVAEIVAYADERGAYWVEEPVAPDDYDGYRRLAETGAALAGGESEAGPEGLLALGETGAVDFLQGDVRHHRGFTGCRRAVELCRGRPVEFVPHNFGTWLGLLANAHLVAAAPEVELVEYPIFENDPLVDASGDPGMYPFDLAFDLVEGRPPVSDGRLAVPDAPGLGIEVDLDVVDEYPFTEGAWTEFRYDE encoded by the coding sequence ATGCGTATCACGGACGTCAGAGGGTTCGCCCTCTCATCGCCGATCGACCCGCCCCAGGACCGTCGCTTCCACGGGGGGACGCGCCGCCTGCTGAAACGGGACGTCGTGCTCGCCGTCGTGGACACCGCCGACGGCCAGCGCGGCGCCGCGACGGCCGGCGCGACGTCCTCCTCGATGCGGGAGTTCTTCGAGGACGACTCGCACGGCACGTTCGCCGACGTGCTCGAGAACGAGGTGGCCGACGCGCTCGAGGGCGAGGAGGTCGACGCGATGGCGGACGCCCACGGGTACATCGACGCGACCGATCTGCCCGCACGACTCAAGACGAAGGCAGTCTCGGCCGTCGACGTCGCACTCCACGACATCCGCGGCAAGGAACTCGGCGCACCGGTGTACGAGCTCCTCCTCGATGGGTACGAGGACCCGCCGGCGCCGACGAAGGACCTCCCGCTGTACGCCAGTTCGGGGATGTACATGGAGCCGGAGGGGTACGCCGAGCAGGCCGGCTACGTCGAGGAGGCCGGCTTCTTCGGCTACAAGTACCGCCCGGGGATCGGTCCCGAGCGCGACCGGCGGACGATCGACCTCGTGACCGAGGCCGTGACGGAGACCGAGGTGATGCTCGACGCGCACACCTGGTGGAAACTGGAGGACGCCTACGGCGCGGACGAGGTGGCGGAGATCGTCGCCTACGCCGACGAGCGGGGCGCCTACTGGGTCGAGGAGCCCGTCGCGCCCGACGACTACGACGGCTACCGCCGGCTGGCAGAGACCGGCGCAGCCCTCGCCGGCGGGGAGAGCGAGGCGGGCCCCGAGGGGCTGCTCGCGCTCGGCGAAACGGGCGCGGTCGACTTCCTCCAGGGGGACGTCCGCCACCACCGCGGCTTCACCGGCTGTCGGCGCGCCGTCGAGCTCTGCCGCGGCCGTCCCGTGGAGTTCGTCCCGCACAACTTCGGCACCTGGCTCGGGTTGCTGGCGAACGCGCACCTCGTGGCCGCCGCCCCGGAGGTCGAACTCGTCGAGTACCCGATCTTCGAGAACGACCCGCTCGTCGACGCGTCCGGCGACCCGGGGATGTACCCGTTCGACCTGGCGTTCGACCTCGTCGAGGGGCGACCCCCGGTCTCGGACGGCCGCCTCGCGGTGCCCGACGCACCGGGGCTCGGCATCGAGGTCGACCTCGACGTCGTCGACGAGTACCCCTTCACTGAGGGCGCCTGGACCGAGTT